Proteins from one Mus caroli chromosome 3, CAROLI_EIJ_v1.1, whole genome shotgun sequence genomic window:
- the LOC110290844 gene encoding LOW QUALITY PROTEIN: T-complex protein 1 subunit zeta-like (The sequence of the model RefSeq protein was modified relative to this genomic sequence to represent the inferred CDS: deleted 1 base in 1 codon), translated as MAAVKTLNPKAEVARAQAALAANISVARGLQDVLRTNLGPKGTMKMLVSGAGDIKLTKDGNVLLHEMQIQHPTASLIAKVAIAQDDITGDGTTSNVLIIWELLKQADLYISEGLHPRIKTEGFEAAKEKALQFLEQVKVSKEMDRETLIDVARTSLRTKVHAELADVLTEAVVDSILAIRKKDEPIDLFMVEIMEMKHKSETDTSLIRGLVLDHGARHPDMKKRVENAYILTCNVSLEYEKTEVNSGFFYKSAEEREKLVKAERKFIEDRVKKIIELKKKVCGDSDKGFVVINQNGIDPFSLDARAKEGIVALRRAKRRNMERLTLACGGIALNSFDDLNPDCLGHAGLVYEYTLGEEKFTFIEKCNNPRSVTLLVKGPNKHTLTQIKDAIRDGLRAVKNAIDDGCVVPGAGAIEVALAEALIKYKPSVKGRAQLGVQAFADALLIIPKVLAQNSGFDLQETLVKVQAEHSESGQLVGVDLSTGEPMVAAEMGVWDNYCVKKQLLHSCTVIATNILLVDEIMRAGMSSLKG; from the exons ATGGCGGCGGTGAAGACCCTAAATCCGAAGGCCGAGGTGGCCCGGGCCCAGGCAGCGCTGGCGGCGAACATCAGCGTGGCTCGGGGCCTGCAGGATGTTCTGAGGACCAACTTGGGGCCTAAGGGCACCATGAAGATGCTTGTATCTGGTGCTGGAGACATCAAACTTACTAAAGATGGCAATGTGCTGCTTCATGAAATGCAAATTCAACACCCAACAGCCTCTTTGATAGCAAAAGTGGCTATAGCCCAGGATGACATAACTGGCGATGGCACTACATCCAATGTCCTCATCATCTGGGAGCTGCTCAAACAGGCGGACCTGTACATTTCTGAAGGTCTTCACCCAAGAATAAAAACTGAAGGTTTTGAAGCGGCAAAAGAAAAGGCACTCCAATTTCTGGAACAAGTCAAAGTAAGCAAAGAGATGGACAGAGAAACACTCATCGATGTGGCCAGGACATCTCTGCGGACTAAAGTTCATGCTGAACTTGCAGATGTCTTGACAGAGGCTGTAGTGGACTCCATTTTGGCCATTAGGAAAAAAGACGAGCCCATTGACCTCTTCATGGTTGAGATCATGGAGATGAAGCATAAATCTGAAACCGATACAAGCTTAATCAGAGGGCTTGTTTTGGATCATGGGGCTCGGCATCCTGATATGAAGAAGAGAGTGGAAAATGCCTACATCCTCACGTGCAACGTGTCCTTAGAGTATGAGAAAACAGAAGTGAATTCTGGC TTTTTTTACAAGagtgcagaagagagagaaaaactagTAAAGGCTGAAAGAAAATTCATTGAAGATAGAGTTAAAAAAATCATAGAGCTGAAAAAGAAAGTCTGTGGTGACTCAGATAAAGGATTTGTCGTTATTAATCAAAATGGGATTGACCCCTTTTCTTTAGATGCCCGTGCGAAAGAAGGGATCGTAGCTCTGCGCAGAGCCAAGAGGAGAAACATGGAGAGGCTGACACTTGCTTGTGGTGGGATAGCTCTGAATTCCTTTGATGACCTGAATCCTGACTGTTTGGGACATGCAGGGcttgtatatgagtatacactgGGTGAGGAGAAGTTCACCTTTATTGAGAAGTGTAACAATCCCCGTTCTGTCACTTTACTGGTTAAAGGACCAAATAAGCACACACTGACTCAAATCAAGGATGCGATAAGAGATGGCTTGAGGGCTGTCAAAAATGCTATTGATGATGGCTGTGTTGTCCCGGGTGCAGGTGCAATAGAAGTGGCACTGGCAGAAGCTCTGATTAAATACAAGCCCAGTGTGAAGGGCAGGGCTCAGCTTGGAGTCCAGGCATTTGCAGATGCCTTGCTCATCATTCCCAAGGTTCTTGCGCAAAACTCTGGTTTTGACCTTCAGGAAACATTAGTTAAAGTTCAAGCTGAACATTCAGAATCCGGTCAGCTCGTAGGTGTGGATCTGAGCACAGGTGAGCCAATGGTGGCCGCAGAGATGGGTGTGTGGGATAACTACTGTGTGAAGAAGCAGCTGCTACACTCCTGTACTGTGATCGCCACCAACATTCTCCTGGTTGATGAGATCATGCGAGCTGGGATGTCCTCTCTGAAGGGTTGA